The following proteins come from a genomic window of Nitrososphaerota archaeon:
- a CDS encoding RsmB/NOP family class I SAM-dependent RNA methyltransferase: MDKDKSMYVNKYSLEDVIKISIEALKGFDNNKSIREALYNAFNKYPSSSISSRRLSLKIVKELIRRRNVIRFLVNKELKECKGIEKEIKLFLEILFYKKFYEKISYEDILELIKIARKIFGYKKFGNIENYIGNIFTISLKEEIPKKESFNYFCPEWFIKYTYKIFGRKKAINFLRKINEEKPIYIRINTLIDNEEKILSKISSEGVKIIKDKRLKHLYKVKSTNKPLSLLTSYKNGFFVIEDFSSIFCIEALKPMPGEKILDICAAPGIKTSHIAQLMNNNGIIFSIDSSYYRIKEFKKNMEKLKVKIALPILADATKELPIKINVDKILVDPPCSNSGAFWNDPSLKWIINYNKIKKFSFLQEKILEEASKYVKNGGIIIYSTCSITIEENERIIEKFLRIHPDFSLEEIDLGIGSSGLRGLNECKRLYPHLHECNGFFIAKLKKK; the protein is encoded by the coding sequence ATGGATAAAGATAAATCAATGTATGTAAATAAGTATTCTTTAGAAGATGTAATTAAGATTTCAATAGAAGCATTAAAAGGGTTTGATAATAATAAATCTATTAGAGAAGCTTTGTACAATGCTTTTAATAAATACCCATCTTCTAGTATAAGTTCGCGTAGATTATCATTAAAAATTGTTAAAGAATTGATTCGAAGGAGAAATGTAATAAGATTTCTAGTAAATAAAGAATTAAAAGAATGCAAAGGAATCGAAAAAGAAATAAAACTTTTTTTAGAAATTCTTTTTTATAAAAAATTTTATGAGAAAATATCATATGAAGATATTTTAGAATTAATTAAAATTGCTAGAAAAATTTTTGGATATAAAAAATTTGGAAATATAGAAAATTATATTGGAAATATTTTCACAATATCTTTAAAAGAAGAAATTCCAAAAAAAGAAAGTTTTAATTATTTTTGTCCTGAATGGTTTATAAAATATACTTATAAAATTTTTGGAAGGAAAAAAGCTATTAATTTTTTAAGAAAAATAAATGAAGAAAAACCAATATACATCAGAATAAACACATTAATTGATAATGAAGAAAAAATACTTTCTAAAATTTCTTCAGAAGGTGTAAAAATTATTAAAGATAAAAGGCTTAAGCATTTGTATAAAGTAAAATCTACAAATAAACCACTTAGTTTGCTTACATCTTATAAAAATGGATTTTTTGTAATAGAAGATTTTTCAAGCATTTTCTGTATAGAAGCTTTAAAACCTATGCCTGGAGAAAAAATATTAGATATTTGTGCTGCACCAGGTATAAAAACTTCTCATATAGCTCAATTAATGAATAATAATGGCATAATATTTTCAATAGATTCTTCATATTATAGAATTAAAGAATTTAAAAAGAATATGGAAAAATTAAAAGTAAAAATTGCTTTACCCATATTAGCTGATGCAACTAAAGAATTGCCGATTAAGATTAATGTGGATAAAATTTTAGTAGACCCACCATGTAGCAATAGTGGAGCATTTTGGAATGACCCATCTCTTAAATGGATAATCAATTATAATAAAATAAAGAAATTCTCATTTTTGCAAGAAAAGATTTTAGAAGAAGCTTCTAAGTATGTAAAAAATGGAGGAATAATAATTTATTCAACTTGTAGTATTACAATTGAAGAAAATGAAAGAATAATTGAAAAATTTTTAAGAATTCATCCAGATTTTTCCCTTGAAGAAATAGATTTAGGAATAGGTTCTTCTGGTTTAAGAGGATTGAATGAATGTAAAAGGCTTTATCCGCACTTACATGAATGTAATGGTTTCTTCATAGCAAAACTTAAGAAAAAATAA
- a CDS encoding type II/IV secretion system ATPase subunit, whose protein sequence is MKNKLLNNFPSFFLRKNFKKNEEERVKKTIEEIYLGIMRRPLQFKPPKINYEIIESYNIGEIKIYIGERNGEGLYFIEEPKLTPLEEIAYSNVLDTLYYTYTIEEIDENERMNFIKKQIEKSCKNIGLKIQNESIKKVLYFIEREIFNYSVVDIPMKDKNIEDIACNGADRPITVFHRNYGNLGWLMTNIVFESEEQLSDFIRRMAYKSGKGINVAIPYSDFILPNGSRMVATLGTEISRNGSSFTIRKFPEEPLTLPFLVKDGMLSSIMAAYLWHIVEKKKIIFIAGPTASGKTTLSNALLSMLDPKLRYITIEDTPEIKIPTWRWIPHITRKSYSISLDKKYDIELEDLMILAMRERPDYLIVGEVRSPKQLVAFIESATTGHGGVTTIHANDPNALLIRLKSMKMESSALDLLWGAVITNYLGKGIKRIRRVTNIVEINQSKYGNESIELKELFKWNKIKDSFEPEELEEVFKNSNKLMKINYEFNEAIEDIKEKKDFIEELIKRKIFDFHDVSNLIRIYYTKKVLEKCS, encoded by the coding sequence ATGAAGAATAAATTATTAAATAATTTTCCATCTTTCTTTCTTAGAAAGAATTTTAAAAAAAATGAAGAAGAAAGAGTTAAAAAAACTATAGAAGAAATATATTTAGGAATAATGAGGAGGCCTTTACAATTTAAACCTCCTAAAATAAATTATGAAATTATTGAAAGTTACAATATTGGAGAAATAAAAATATACATTGGTGAAAGGAATGGGGAAGGATTATATTTCATAGAGGAACCTAAATTAACTCCTTTAGAAGAAATTGCATATTCAAATGTTCTTGACACACTTTATTATACATACACAATTGAAGAAATAGATGAAAATGAAAGAATGAATTTTATTAAGAAACAAATTGAAAAATCATGTAAAAATATTGGATTAAAAATTCAAAATGAAAGTATTAAGAAAGTATTGTATTTTATTGAAAGAGAGATTTTTAATTATAGCGTAGTAGATATTCCTATGAAAGATAAAAATATTGAAGATATTGCTTGTAATGGAGCTGATCGACCAATTACAGTTTTTCATAGAAATTATGGAAACCTAGGATGGTTGATGACAAACATAGTTTTTGAGAGTGAGGAACAATTATCAGATTTTATTAGAAGAATGGCTTATAAGAGTGGAAAAGGAATAAATGTTGCAATACCTTATTCTGACTTCATATTGCCGAATGGTTCAAGAATGGTAGCTACACTTGGAACAGAAATATCTAGAAATGGAAGCAGTTTTACTATTAGAAAATTTCCAGAAGAACCACTTACATTACCATTTTTAGTAAAAGATGGTATGTTAAGTTCAATAATGGCAGCATATCTTTGGCATATTGTAGAAAAGAAGAAAATAATATTTATTGCTGGACCAACTGCAAGTGGAAAAACAACTCTTTCAAATGCTTTACTTAGTATGCTTGATCCAAAGCTTAGGTATATAACAATAGAAGATACTCCTGAAATTAAAATTCCAACATGGAGATGGATTCCACACATTACTAGAAAAAGTTATTCTATCTCATTAGATAAAAAATACGATATAGAACTTGAAGATTTAATGATTCTTGCTATGAGAGAGAGACCAGATTATTTAATAGTTGGTGAAGTTAGAAGCCCAAAACAATTGGTTGCTTTTATAGAAAGTGCTACAACTGGACATGGAGGAGTTACAACAATTCATGCAAATGATCCTAATGCTCTTCTCATTAGACTTAAATCTATGAAAATGGAATCTTCTGCTCTTGATTTATTATGGGGAGCAGTAATCACAAATTATTTGGGTAAAGGGATAAAAAGAATTAGGAGAGTAACAAATATAGTTGAAATAAATCAAAGTAAATATGGAAATGAAAGTATAGAATTAAAAGAATTATTTAAATGGAATAAAATAAAAGATTCTTTTGAACCAGAAGAATTGGAAGAAGTTTTTAAAAATTCAAATAAATTAATGAAGATTAATTATGAATTTAATGAAGCAATTGAAGATATTAAAGAGAAAAAGGATTTTATAGAAGAACTTATCAAAAGAAAAATCTTCGATTTTCATGATGTTTCAAATCTTATTAGAATATACTATACAAAAAAGGTTTTAGAAAAATGCTCATAA
- the speB gene encoding agmatinase, which yields MSLREIEYLLTISEKFLGNPCPYEESKYVFFGVPYDLTSTYRMGSRYAPKAIREASNMIEVYSFRSSLNPLEIKFSDIGDLNIVYNLRKNLDNTKKIVDTIHKDEKIPILIGGEHTFTYSMIDYKIEDLALIVFDAHLDLRNEYLEEKWCHATFMRRIIEDFPNIRIVYLGTRAIDIEELKCLKKLGIPCFTSYNIYENILEVKIFLKEFLENIKKVHISIDMDVLDPCYAPAVGNPEPDGITYMQLLDLLKNIINEKTISLDLVEVSPIWDNGQTSIQAAKILMEALCFIEKAKLNIK from the coding sequence ATGTCTTTAAGAGAAATAGAATATTTGCTTACAATAAGTGAAAAATTCCTAGGAAATCCATGTCCTTATGAAGAATCTAAATATGTTTTTTTTGGGGTACCATATGATTTAACTTCAACTTATAGAATGGGTTCAAGATATGCTCCTAAAGCAATTAGAGAAGCTTCAAATATGATTGAAGTATATAGTTTTAGAAGTTCTCTTAATCCTTTAGAAATAAAATTTTCTGATATAGGAGATCTTAATATTGTATATAACCTTAGAAAAAATTTAGATAATACTAAGAAAATAGTTGATACAATTCATAAAGATGAAAAAATCCCTATTTTAATCGGTGGAGAACATACTTTTACTTATAGCATGATTGATTATAAAATTGAAGATTTAGCTTTAATAGTTTTTGATGCTCATTTAGATTTAAGAAATGAATATTTAGAAGAAAAATGGTGCCATGCAACTTTTATGAGAAGAATAATAGAAGATTTTCCAAATATTAGGATAGTTTATTTAGGAACTAGAGCAATAGATATTGAAGAATTGAAATGTTTAAAAAAATTAGGAATACCATGTTTTACAAGTTATAATATCTATGAAAATATTTTAGAAGTTAAAATTTTTTTAAAAGAATTCTTAGAAAATATTAAGAAAGTTCATATAAGCATAGATATGGATGTACTAGATCCATGCTATGCACCAGCAGTAGGAAATCCAGAACCAGATGGAATAACATACATGCAACTTCTTGATTTATTAAAAAATATAATTAATGAAAAAACTATTAGTTTAGACCTTGTTGAAGTTTCTCCAATATGGGATAATGGACAAACAAGCATTCAAGCTGCTAAAATACTTATGGAAGCTTTATGTTTTATAGAAAAAGCAAAATTAAATATTAAATAA
- a CDS encoding 2-oxoacid:acceptor oxidoreductase family protein, which translates to MLIEIRWHGRGGQGVVTVSRLLAEAAALEGKHVQAFPEFGPERSGAPVTGYTRISDEPIEIHSAVYDPEIVVVIDPTLIKTVNIVEGIEKNGYVILNFPSLDKNLRKELNLSLKNRIFVVDGNKISREILGQPIANTAMMGALIKAYPLVKFESLEKILRERFKGEIGERNVLVAKKAYEEVKEIE; encoded by the coding sequence ATGCTTATTGAAATAAGATGGCATGGTAGAGGAGGACAAGGAGTTGTTACAGTTAGTAGGCTTTTAGCTGAAGCTGCTGCTCTTGAAGGTAAACATGTTCAAGCTTTTCCTGAATTTGGCCCAGAAAGGTCTGGAGCACCTGTTACAGGTTATACAAGAATCAGTGATGAGCCAATTGAAATTCATAGTGCTGTATATGATCCAGAGATAGTAGTTGTTATAGATCCTACATTAATAAAAACAGTAAATATTGTAGAAGGTATTGAGAAAAATGGTTATGTAATACTTAATTTTCCATCCTTAGATAAAAATTTAAGAAAAGAATTAAATCTTAGTTTAAAAAATAGGATTTTTGTAGTTGATGGTAATAAAATATCACGCGAAATTCTTGGACAACCAATTGCTAACACAGCTATGATGGGTGCATTAATAAAAGCTTATCCATTAGTTAAATTTGAAAGTTTAGAGAAAATTTTAAGAGAAAGGTTTAAAGGAGAAATTGGAGAAAGAAATGTTTTAGTTGCTAAAAAAGCATATGAGGAGGTAAAAGAAATTGAGTAA
- a CDS encoding type II secretion system F family protein, whose amino-acid sequence MIIFILNGFTLKNIEYRLYKKYSFFRKTIEKIKPWIKNMILSSMFLKDPEKETSILCLNLFFSLFYIPIILIYSFYELFFLIFLIIIFIPIIKTYFIFFDKIRERKERIDSEIPFFTFFSSIVSRSGISLYQAFIKSIKIPEIFKQFSKEGAFIRRDIEYLGYGVLEGLEKNALNNPCEEFKRLVLSVTSVWRSGGDIATTLENKAEEYIEILEDKWENFSEQISNLGETLGIIFLGFSIGIISIGIAFPYLSINLLNLFAGIIIPILTFIAFIIIRNVTPRTYNNYDFSKKNLLTFFSIIIISFIFLLEIKLPFPLIIAIIISIFSIIIQLIMYKQILEIKSAEDVLQRFARDVTEYKKIGNNIIEAIKKCSKYNNYNSSFNNFLKKVVNRFKLGLNIYEAGKIHRNWLVRILFFLFNEVEESGGSPYLLEKIIELFRRYHISKKKAINKIKLYFLISFSSPFLILFICALMLAVLSGTGLESLRIGSFSIATSNQMKQIINISMIIAIEVSVSLSFLLNRAIEGDCFTTYRIFFTCLIFIFSYIIFPYLTKYIENLLIGSNEIGAAFP is encoded by the coding sequence TTGATTATTTTTATTTTAAATGGTTTCACATTAAAAAATATTGAATATAGACTATATAAAAAATATTCCTTTTTTAGAAAAACTATAGAAAAAATTAAGCCTTGGATAAAAAACATGATCCTTTCATCAATGTTTTTAAAAGATCCTGAAAAAGAAACTTCCATTCTATGCTTAAATTTATTTTTTTCTTTATTTTATATTCCAATAATTTTAATCTATAGTTTTTATGAATTATTTTTTCTAATATTTTTAATAATAATTTTCATTCCTATTATTAAAACATATTTTATATTTTTTGATAAAATTAGAGAAAGGAAAGAAAGGATTGATTCCGAAATTCCATTTTTCACATTTTTTTCAAGCATAGTTTCAAGGAGTGGGATATCACTTTATCAAGCTTTTATTAAATCAATAAAAATTCCAGAAATATTTAAACAATTTAGTAAAGAAGGAGCATTTATTAGAAGAGATATAGAATATCTTGGATATGGAGTATTGGAAGGTTTAGAGAAGAATGCTTTAAACAATCCATGTGAAGAATTTAAAAGATTGGTATTAAGTGTTACAAGTGTTTGGCGTAGTGGAGGAGATATAGCTACAACTCTTGAAAATAAAGCTGAAGAATATATTGAAATTTTAGAAGATAAATGGGAAAATTTTTCTGAGCAAATAAGTAATTTAGGAGAAACTCTTGGAATAATTTTTCTAGGTTTTTCAATAGGAATTATAAGCATTGGTATAGCTTTTCCATATCTTTCAATAAATTTATTAAATCTTTTTGCTGGAATAATTATTCCAATTTTAACATTTATAGCATTTATAATAATAAGAAATGTTACTCCAAGAACTTATAATAATTATGATTTTTCTAAAAAGAATTTACTTACATTTTTTTCTATAATTATTATAAGTTTTATATTTTTATTAGAAATTAAATTACCATTTCCATTAATTATTGCTATTATCATATCTATATTTTCCATAATTATTCAATTAATAATGTATAAACAAATTTTAGAAATTAAATCTGCTGAAGATGTCCTTCAAAGATTTGCTAGAGATGTAACAGAATATAAAAAAATTGGAAATAATATTATTGAAGCTATTAAAAAATGTAGCAAGTATAATAATTACAATTCAAGTTTTAATAATTTTTTAAAAAAAGTAGTTAATAGATTTAAATTAGGTCTTAATATATATGAAGCAGGAAAAATTCATAGAAATTGGCTTGTAAGAATATTATTCTTTTTATTTAATGAAGTAGAAGAAAGTGGAGGAAGCCCTTATCTTTTAGAAAAAATAATCGAATTATTTAGAAGATATCATATTTCAAAGAAAAAAGCTATTAATAAAATTAAATTATATTTTTTAATATCTTTTTCTTCACCTTTTTTAATATTATTCATATGTGCTTTAATGCTTGCAGTTTTATCTGGAACAGGTTTAGAATCTTTAAGAATTGGTAGTTTTTCTATTGCAACATCCAATCAAATGAAACAAATAATAAACATATCTATGATTATTGCTATTGAAGTAAGTGTTTCCCTTTCTTTTTTATTAAATAGAGCTATTGAAGGAGATTGCTTTACAACTTATAGAATATTTTTTACATGTTTGATTTTTATTTTTTCTTATATTATTTTCCCTTATTTAACAAAATATATTGAAAATCTTTTAATAGGTTCTAATGAAATTGGAGCTGCTTTTCCTTGA
- a CDS encoding transketolase C-terminal domain-containing protein: MMEQKVIPVSGDEAVAYAAKQCKPDVVAAYPITPQTIIVERFSEYVANGEVDSEFVCVESEHSALSACIGASLTGARVFTATSSQGLALMHEMLYIASGLRCPIVMAIVNRALSAPINIHGDHSDIMGSRDSGWIDIFCENSQEAYDFTIQAFKLSEDHDILLPVSVNLDGFILSHAVEDIKALPDEYVSKFLPERIPYYTLDAEKPITIGALALPDYYFEIKRQQDEAYKKVLNKFKEISKDFSKFSGRKYDVIDAFQMDDAKTALIGIGSTIGTAKYVAKQLRKKGKKVGVIGIRMYRPFPSKEIIKYLEKIKALAILDRAVSHGAISAPLGLDIKALLYEYDIKIPVMNFVYGLGGRDISPKDIATIFNRAEKIAKKKSIPHGYEYIGVREK, translated from the coding sequence ATGATGGAACAAAAAGTTATTCCAGTATCTGGAGATGAAGCAGTAGCTTATGCTGCTAAACAATGTAAGCCAGACGTTGTGGCAGCATATCCAATAACACCACAAACAATAATAGTTGAAAGATTTAGTGAATATGTTGCTAATGGTGAAGTAGATAGCGAATTTGTATGTGTTGAATCAGAACATTCAGCATTATCTGCATGTATTGGAGCAAGTTTAACTGGAGCAAGAGTTTTTACAGCTACCTCAAGTCAAGGACTAGCATTAATGCATGAAATGCTTTATATTGCTTCAGGTTTAAGATGCCCAATAGTAATGGCTATAGTTAATAGAGCATTATCTGCACCTATAAATATTCATGGAGATCATTCTGACATAATGGGTTCAAGAGATTCAGGATGGATAGACATTTTCTGTGAAAATTCTCAAGAAGCATACGATTTTACTATACAAGCTTTTAAGCTTAGTGAAGATCATGATATATTATTGCCCGTTTCAGTAAATCTGGATGGTTTCATTTTATCACATGCAGTAGAAGATATAAAAGCTTTACCAGATGAATATGTTTCAAAATTTTTACCAGAAAGAATTCCATATTATACTCTTGATGCTGAAAAACCTATTACAATAGGAGCATTAGCTTTACCTGATTATTATTTCGAAATAAAGCGTCAACAAGATGAAGCATACAAAAAAGTTTTAAACAAATTTAAAGAAATATCAAAAGATTTTTCTAAATTTTCTGGAAGAAAATATGATGTAATAGATGCTTTTCAAATGGATGATGCTAAAACTGCTTTAATAGGAATTGGAAGTACGATTGGAACAGCCAAATATGTTGCAAAACAATTAAGGAAGAAAGGGAAAAAAGTTGGTGTGATAGGTATTAGAATGTATAGGCCATTTCCATCAAAAGAAATAATTAAATATTTAGAAAAAATTAAAGCTTTAGCGATTTTAGATCGTGCAGTAAGCCATGGTGCCATAAGTGCTCCATTAGGATTGGATATTAAAGCATTATTGTATGAATATGATATTAAAATTCCAGTAATGAATTTTGTATACGGTTTAGGTGGAAGGGATATATCTCCTAAAGATATTGCAACAATCTTTAATCGTGCAGAGAAAATTGCTAAGAAGAAAAGTATTCCACATGGATATGAATATATAGGAGTGAGAGAGAAATGA
- a CDS encoding 4Fe-4S binding protein: protein MSKLKSWKELPIGGVILEAGSSLEYKTGSWRSQKPIINREKCVGCLFCWIYCPDSAIIRAEDGKVDVNYDYCKGCGICAVECPVHVIIMKEE, encoded by the coding sequence TTGAGTAAATTGAAAAGTTGGAAAGAATTACCAATTGGAGGAGTAATTTTAGAAGCTGGTTCATCTTTAGAATATAAAACTGGAAGTTGGAGAAGCCAAAAACCTATAATAAATAGAGAGAAATGTGTAGGTTGCTTATTTTGCTGGATTTATTGTCCAGATTCTGCTATAATTAGAGCTGAAGATGGTAAAGTTGATGTAAATTACGATTATTGTAAAGGTTGCGGCATATGTGCAGTTGAATGTCCAGTTCATGTAATAATTATGAAGGAGGAATGA